In Bacteroides sp., the DNA window TCTATTCATCACAATTTCGTTTAAGAAAAGAACATTGCAGCTTCCCGGGTGTTTATTGGATGGAATTAAAATGTAAAAAATCTGCTCAGCGTATGATCTTAGTGACCGGGGGAACCGGACTGGTAGGCTCTCACATGCTTTTCGAACTTATTAAATCAGGCTATCGGGTCAGGGCCACCCGAAGGAAAAACAGCCAGCTCGACCTGGTGAAGAAACTGTTTGAATGGTATGATGCTGACAAGGGCAAGATGCTTTTTGATCAAATTGACTGGGTGGAAGCCGATGTCATTGATATGCCCTCGCTTCAGGAAGCCATCCGGGGCGTCAAGGCTGTCTTCCATTGCGCAGCAATGGTTTCCTTCCTTCCGGCCGACCGTGAACGAATGATGAAGGTCAATGTGGAAGGTACCGCCAACCTGGTAAACGCTGCCCTGGTGGAGGGCGTTGAAAAATTTTGCCATTGCAGCAGTGTTTCTACCATTGGCCAGCCCGAACCCGGGCAGCCTGCCACCGAATCCCTGGTTTGGAAAACCTCCCCCTCAAATTCCTGGTATGCTATAAGTAAATTTGGTGCTGAACGCGAAGTTTGGCGAGGCTCGGAAGAAGGGCTTTCCGTGGTGATGGTGAATCCTTCCATTATCATTGGCCCCGGCGATACAGCCCGCTCCAGTTCACAGCTTTACCAGTCGGTTAAAAATGGCCTGAAGTTCTACACCAAAGGTATTACCGGTTTCATCGATGCCCGCGATGTGGCCCTTGCCATGAAGCTCCTCTATGAAAGCCCGGTGATCAATGAACGCTTTATTATGAGCAGCGAAAACATTCAGTATCGTCAGGTGTTTGACTATTTTGCCGAATTTGCTGGCGTTGAACCACCCAAATACTTTGCAGGACCCTTCTTAAGCGAGATGGCCTGGCGCCTGGAAAAACTGCGTAGTTTGATTACGGGAAAAAAGCCCCTGATTACCCGGGAAACAGCCCGTAATGCCAACAATGTCAGGTTCTTTTCGAGTGAAAAGATAAAAAAGGCCCTTGGTTTTACTTTCAGGCCTGTTAAAGAAGCCGCACAGAATACGGCCGGATTTTATAAAAAATTTCCTGAAGCCCTTTAAAAGGGACCTTTTTTCTCAGGAAATATTAAGCATATTCTCAATAAGGGCTAAGCTGGGAATGGCCTGCATTGAAGAGAAAAAGCTTAGTTAAATCGCTTGTTCTTAGCAACCGGTTTCTCCTTGCGGTTGATCCATTTTCGTGAAGCCATCGCAAGCAAAAGCAATACACTCAAAAACATCGAGATCTTCCCGGCCACATTTCCCTGGAGGGCAAAATAAGTCAGCTTCCGGTTCTGGTTAACGGTTTCGCGCAATGCTGTTGTTTCCCACCATCCCGTTTTTTGCAACACCTGCCCTTTTTGGTCAATAAAGGATGAGAACCCGGTACTGGCTGCCCTGACGATGGGCCGTCGCATTTCAATGGCTCGCAGGCGCGCATATTCATGATGCTGCCGGTGTCCAGGGGTATTTCGCCACCAGCCATCATTGGTAAGTACAAATATCAGCGTAGCTCCTCGGCGAATGTATTCTGTCATATAATCCCCGTAAATGGATTCATAACAGATCACCGGTGCGATAACGGG includes these proteins:
- a CDS encoding NAD-dependent epimerase/dehydratase family protein; this translates as MILVTGGTGLVGSHMLFELIKSGYRVRATRRKNSQLDLVKKLFEWYDADKGKMLFDQIDWVEADVIDMPSLQEAIRGVKAVFHCAAMVSFLPADRERMMKVNVEGTANLVNAALVEGVEKFCHCSSVSTIGQPEPGQPATESLVWKTSPSNSWYAISKFGAEREVWRGSEEGLSVVMVNPSIIIGPGDTARSSSQLYQSVKNGLKFYTKGITGFIDARDVALAMKLLYESPVINERFIMSSENIQYRQVFDYFAEFAGVEPPKYFAGPFLSEMAWRLEKLRSLITGKKPLITRETARNANNVRFFSSEKIKKALGFTFRPVKEAAQNTAGFYKKFPEAL